In one window of Chryseobacterium sp. JV274 DNA:
- a CDS encoding methionine aminotransferase has translation MIQLPLSKLSNVGTTIFSQMTQLANENEAINLSQGFPDFMPDPELLNHVDHFIKKGFNQYAPLGGMIGLKEEIARKIENSHHAIYHPDSEITITAGGTQAIFTAIASFIKKDDEVIIFEPAYDCYEPTVELFGGIVKRFEMKAPDYKIDWAAVKNLVSDKTRMIILNNPNNPSGKILTENDIQELIKLVKGTSILILSDEVYENIVFDGKQHLSICKYPELKERSLLVASFGKLFHVTGWKVGYCAAPKILTDEFRKVHQFNVFCVNTPIQLALGEYMKHDEHYTQLNQFFQEKRDFLRKGLAGTSFELLDCEGTYFQAVKYDKISDKNDFDFASELTINHKVASVPFSSFYKNKLNENVIRLCFAKKQETLERAIENLSRVSS, from the coding sequence ATGATACAACTTCCTTTATCAAAACTTTCCAATGTAGGAACTACTATTTTCAGTCAGATGACTCAGCTTGCCAACGAAAATGAAGCGATCAATCTTTCTCAGGGATTTCCGGATTTCATGCCTGATCCTGAATTGTTGAATCATGTAGATCACTTTATTAAAAAAGGCTTTAACCAGTATGCTCCGCTGGGAGGAATGATTGGACTGAAGGAAGAAATTGCCAGAAAAATTGAGAACAGCCATCATGCAATTTATCATCCTGACTCCGAAATAACAATTACAGCAGGCGGAACACAGGCTATTTTCACAGCCATTGCTTCTTTTATCAAAAAGGATGATGAAGTGATTATTTTTGAACCGGCCTATGATTGTTATGAACCTACTGTAGAACTTTTCGGAGGTATTGTAAAACGTTTTGAAATGAAAGCTCCGGATTATAAAATCGACTGGGCTGCCGTAAAAAATCTTGTCAGTGACAAAACCAGAATGATTATTCTCAATAATCCCAACAACCCATCCGGAAAAATCCTGACAGAAAATGATATACAAGAGCTTATTAAGCTGGTAAAAGGGACTTCCATTCTTATTTTAAGTGATGAAGTGTATGAAAATATTGTTTTTGACGGAAAACAGCATTTAAGCATTTGTAAATATCCGGAATTGAAAGAAAGGAGTCTTCTTGTTGCTTCTTTCGGGAAACTTTTTCACGTTACCGGATGGAAAGTAGGCTACTGCGCTGCTCCCAAAATCTTAACGGATGAATTCAGAAAAGTACACCAGTTCAACGTTTTCTGTGTGAATACTCCTATCCAGCTTGCACTGGGTGAGTACATGAAACATGATGAACATTATACCCAACTGAATCAGTTTTTCCAGGAGAAAAGAGATTTTCTGAGAAAAGGTCTTGCAGGAACATCTTTTGAACTGCTGGATTGTGAAGGAACTTATTTTCAGGCAGTAAAGTATGATAAGATTTCGGATAAAAACGATTTTGATTTTGCATCTGAGCTTACCATTAATCATAAGGTTGCCAGTGTTCCTTTCTCTTCATTTTATAAGAATAAACTGAATGAAAATGTGATAAGATTATGTTTTGCCAAGAAGCAGGAAACTTTGGAAAGGGCAATTGAGAATTTATCAAGAGTATCATCATAG
- a CDS encoding bacteriocin: MKKGIISQGKKLNKKELSTINGGLGNVRCTNSSGYCVYIGPGCRELKCQLPEPLEAVE; encoded by the coding sequence ATGAAAAAGGGAATCATCTCACAAGGAAAAAAATTAAACAAAAAAGAATTAAGTACAATCAATGGAGGTTTAGGTAACGTAAGATGTACCAATTCTTCTGGGTACTGTGTATACATCGGGCCTGGATGCAGAGAGCTTAAATGCCAGCTACCTGAACCCCTTGAAGCTGTTGAGTAA
- a CDS encoding SDR family NAD(P)-dependent oxidoreductase — MNTKANIALVTGGSRGLGKNSALKIAQKGLDVIITYRSNKEEAEAVVNEIKSMGRNAVAFQLDTKDIKSFDAFVKEVTDHLQENTGSTHIDYLINNAGTALYSPITEVTEEQLDDVVDIHFKGVFFLTQKFLPFMNDGGGIINISSGLARFATPGSSIYGSIKAGVEMLTKYMAKELGSRKIKANVVAPGAIETDFGGGRVRDNEEINAVVAGATALGRVGLPDDIGGVVAFLCTEDARWINGQRIEVSGGMFL, encoded by the coding sequence ATGAACACAAAAGCAAATATCGCACTGGTAACCGGAGGAAGCCGTGGATTGGGCAAGAACTCAGCTCTAAAGATCGCTCAAAAAGGATTAGACGTTATTATTACCTACAGAAGTAATAAGGAAGAGGCTGAAGCTGTTGTGAATGAAATAAAATCAATGGGCCGAAATGCTGTTGCTTTCCAACTGGATACAAAAGACATTAAAAGTTTTGATGCCTTTGTAAAAGAAGTTACGGATCATCTGCAGGAAAATACAGGAAGTACTCATATTGATTACCTGATCAATAATGCAGGAACAGCTTTATATTCACCCATTACGGAAGTAACGGAAGAACAGCTGGATGATGTTGTAGACATTCATTTCAAAGGAGTGTTTTTCCTGACTCAAAAATTTTTGCCATTCATGAATGATGGGGGAGGAATTATCAATATATCTTCAGGATTGGCAAGATTTGCAACTCCGGGATCTTCTATTTATGGATCTATAAAAGCTGGGGTAGAAATGCTCACAAAATATATGGCCAAAGAATTAGGATCAAGAAAAATCAAAGCTAATGTTGTGGCTCCTGGAGCTATTGAAACAGATTTCGGAGGAGGAAGAGTAAGAGATAATGAAGAGATCAACGCTGTAGTGGCGGGTGCTACGGCCTTAGGAAGAGTAGGACTTCCTGATGATATCGGCGGTGTAGTGGCATTTCTGTGTACGGAAGATGCAAGATGGATCAATGGACAAAGAATTGAAGTTTCAGGAGGAATGTTTTTATAA
- a CDS encoding helix-turn-helix domain-containing protein, protein MEKVANTSLEDFYKEMAAKLGKDLESIFPKGLHKDIGHFNVFDIAQTLERAKTTSEMPYNRRKYYKISFIRGRNRAEYADKVISIKQNALLFATPKVPYHWIPEDADQSGSFCVFTEDFFIKDKSYYNLEDLPIFQPGGVPVFEIDNELAEEIESLFKKIKKEIDSDYVFKYDLIRNYVLELIHYGQKLQPATKISASNDASMRVVSLFIELLERQFPIESWDQRLQLKTAKDYADRLAVHVNYLNKRLKESTGKTTTEFISDRITQEAKILLKQTKWNVSEISYALGFEEIAHFSNFFKRKTSFTPLEFRS, encoded by the coding sequence ATGGAAAAAGTAGCAAATACCTCACTGGAAGATTTTTATAAAGAGATGGCCGCCAAATTAGGTAAAGATCTCGAAAGTATTTTTCCAAAAGGACTTCATAAAGATATCGGACACTTTAATGTTTTTGATATTGCCCAGACACTCGAAAGAGCAAAGACTACTTCCGAAATGCCTTATAACAGAAGGAAATACTATAAAATAAGTTTTATACGAGGGCGAAACAGGGCAGAATATGCTGACAAAGTAATATCAATAAAACAGAACGCTTTATTATTCGCCACTCCAAAAGTTCCGTACCATTGGATACCTGAAGATGCTGATCAGTCGGGGAGTTTCTGTGTATTTACAGAAGACTTTTTCATTAAAGATAAATCCTATTATAATCTCGAAGATCTCCCTATTTTTCAACCTGGAGGAGTACCTGTATTTGAAATTGACAATGAGCTTGCAGAAGAGATAGAGAGCCTCTTTAAAAAAATAAAAAAAGAGATAGATTCAGATTATGTTTTTAAATATGATCTGATCAGAAACTATGTTCTGGAACTCATTCATTATGGGCAGAAACTACAGCCAGCTACCAAAATATCCGCATCAAATGATGCATCTATGAGAGTGGTTTCTCTGTTTATAGAGCTGTTAGAAAGACAATTTCCTATTGAATCCTGGGATCAGAGACTGCAGCTGAAGACCGCCAAAGATTATGCAGACCGACTGGCGGTTCATGTCAATTATTTAAACAAAAGATTAAAAGAAAGCACCGGAAAAACGACTACAGAATTTATCTCTGACCGAATCACTCAGGAAGCAAAAATACTCTTAAAACAGACCAAATGGAACGTCTCAGAGATATCCTATGCTCTGGGGTTCGAAGAAATTGCCCACTTTTCTAATTTTTTTAAAAGGAAAACTTCCTTTACCCCGTTAGAATTTCGTTCCTGA
- the ychF gene encoding redox-regulated ATPase YchF: protein MKCGIVGLPNVGKSTLFNCLSNAKAQSANYPFCTIEPNLGTVSVPDQRLFELEKIVKPERVLPAVVEIVDIAGLVKGASKGEGLGNQFLANIRECEAIIHVLRCFDNGNIIHVEGSVDPLRDKEIIDIELQLKDLETVGKAVEKAKKFIKSGKKEDILTYEILQNLQKFLEDGKNAREFATDDFAKSIIGEVQLLTNKPVLYVCNVDENSIKNGNDWIAKIEEMAKGEGAEVVVLAAQIEADINELETFEEREIFLDELGLTEPGVNRLIRKAYDLLKLQTYFTAGVKEVRAWTIGQGWTAPQAAGVIHTDFEKGFIRAEVIKYNDYIHYGSEVKIKEAGKLSVEGKEYIVQDGDIMHFRFNV from the coding sequence ATGAAATGTGGAATCGTAGGCCTGCCGAATGTAGGTAAATCAACTCTTTTTAACTGTTTGAGTAATGCAAAAGCTCAATCAGCAAACTATCCTTTCTGTACTATTGAGCCGAACCTTGGGACGGTTTCTGTACCGGATCAGAGACTTTTTGAACTGGAGAAAATCGTAAAACCTGAAAGAGTTTTACCAGCGGTAGTTGAGATTGTTGATATTGCAGGTCTTGTAAAAGGAGCCAGCAAAGGAGAAGGATTGGGGAACCAGTTCTTGGCTAATATCCGCGAGTGTGAAGCAATCATTCACGTTTTAAGATGTTTTGATAACGGAAATATCATCCACGTTGAAGGTTCAGTAGATCCTTTAAGAGATAAAGAAATTATTGATATAGAGCTTCAGCTGAAAGACCTTGAAACAGTAGGAAAAGCAGTTGAAAAAGCTAAGAAATTCATCAAGTCAGGAAAGAAAGAGGATATTCTTACTTACGAAATCCTTCAGAACTTACAGAAATTCCTTGAGGATGGTAAAAATGCAAGAGAATTTGCGACTGATGATTTTGCAAAATCAATTATCGGAGAAGTTCAGTTGCTAACCAATAAGCCTGTACTTTACGTTTGTAACGTAGATGAAAATTCTATCAAAAACGGAAATGACTGGATTGCTAAGATTGAAGAAATGGCTAAAGGTGAAGGTGCTGAAGTAGTAGTATTGGCAGCACAGATCGAGGCTGATATCAACGAGCTTGAAACTTTTGAAGAAAGAGAAATCTTCCTTGATGAGTTGGGTCTTACTGAGCCGGGAGTTAACCGTTTGATTAGAAAAGCTTATGATCTTTTGAAACTTCAGACTTATTTTACAGCCGGAGTGAAAGAAGTAAGAGCCTGGACTATTGGACAGGGATGGACCGCTCCACAGGCTGCAGGAGTAATCCATACAGATTTTGAAAAAGGATTTATCCGTGCAGAAGTAATCAAGTATAATGATTATATCCATTACGGTTCTGAAGTAAAGATTAAAGAAGCCGGAAAACTTTCTGTAGAAGGTAAAGAATATATAGTACAGGATGGAGACATCATGCACTTTAGATTCAATGTATAA
- a CDS encoding ferritin, which produces MNTKRLSTNMEKALSDQMNKEIHASHIFLSYGIWADDKGYQGIANFLYRHAQEERNHSIKFMEYILNRGGKPKVNAIPAPPADPKSLTACFDGVFKHEVDNTTAIYRIVDLSMEEKDWATWNFMQWFVQEQIEEETLAQNLIDKLKIAGGDRATDESLFTLDKTLQEAPNDVPLAQNATGNNP; this is translated from the coding sequence ATGAATACTAAAAGACTTTCCACCAATATGGAAAAAGCACTTAGTGACCAGATGAATAAGGAGATTCATGCATCACACATTTTTTTATCCTATGGAATTTGGGCCGATGATAAAGGTTATCAGGGGATTGCCAACTTTCTTTACCGTCATGCCCAGGAAGAACGAAATCACTCAATCAAATTCATGGAATACATTTTAAACAGAGGTGGAAAACCAAAAGTAAACGCTATTCCTGCTCCTCCTGCAGATCCGAAATCTCTTACAGCTTGTTTTGATGGCGTTTTTAAACATGAAGTTGACAATACAACCGCTATTTACAGAATTGTAGATCTTTCCATGGAAGAAAAAGACTGGGCAACCTGGAATTTTATGCAGTGGTTTGTACAGGAACAGATTGAAGAAGAAACATTAGCTCAAAACTTAATTGATAAATTAAAAATCGCTGGTGGTGACAGAGCTACCGATGAATCTTTATTTACTTTAGATAAAACTTTACAGGAAGCACCGAATGATGTCCCGCTGGCTCAGAATGCTACGGGAAATAATCCATAA
- a CDS encoding glycoside hydrolase family 10 protein, giving the protein MRMNKLKLIVLLGVFASYTSCSVQNNVVKTPSTKNPTKPTNNTTPPKAPVVITKPTTGTTTPTEENFRTNLPEIKREFRGAWIASVANINWPSRNDLTVEQQKAEAISMLDILKDNNFNAAIFQIRPSADALYTSNIEPWSYFLTGETGKAPSPNYDPLQFWIEEAHKRGLELHVWLNPYRAHHANGGAVNSLSMANKLSDIVLRLKNGMYWFDPANPKTQGHVSNVVKDIVKRYDIDAVHFDDYFYPYATYNRGADFPDNATWNAYVSSGGTLSRADWRRDNVNKFVERIYKEIHAEKNNVRFGISPFGIWKPGYPAGVVGSSQYDELYADAKLWLNKGWVDYFSPQLYWPIDSKGQSFEALLSWWQSENTMNRHLWPGLNTVEIKVSDRPTEIKNQIAISRNILKNDAGEIHWSIAGLTKNPNMLPALKSGPYSEKALVPKSPWIKAVPLQTPTLFIADNGSFAQTSWSTKNAADVFQWVLFTQYNGVWQTEILTLDTLSKDIPKFKDGKKLSAVAIKAIDRLGNESDYIARKIK; this is encoded by the coding sequence ATGAGAATGAATAAATTAAAACTTATCGTTTTATTGGGCGTTTTTGCATCTTACACCTCATGTTCCGTACAGAACAATGTTGTAAAAACACCTTCCACGAAGAATCCAACAAAACCCACTAACAATACAACTCCACCAAAAGCGCCTGTTGTAATAACAAAACCAACTACAGGGACAACAACTCCAACTGAAGAAAATTTCAGAACCAATCTTCCGGAAATCAAAAGAGAATTCCGTGGAGCATGGATCGCGAGTGTAGCCAATATCAACTGGCCGTCAAGAAATGATCTTACGGTGGAACAGCAAAAAGCAGAAGCAATCAGTATGCTTGATATCTTGAAAGATAACAATTTCAATGCTGCTATTTTTCAGATCAGACCTTCTGCAGATGCCCTCTATACAAGTAATATTGAACCTTGGTCTTACTTTCTGACCGGCGAAACAGGAAAGGCACCTTCTCCGAACTATGACCCACTTCAGTTTTGGATAGAAGAAGCTCATAAAAGAGGCTTGGAACTGCATGTCTGGTTAAATCCTTATCGTGCACACCATGCCAATGGTGGTGCCGTGAATAGTCTGTCAATGGCCAATAAACTGTCCGATATTGTTTTAAGATTAAAAAACGGGATGTACTGGTTTGATCCTGCTAATCCAAAAACACAAGGGCACGTATCCAATGTGGTGAAAGATATTGTAAAAAGATACGATATTGATGCCGTTCACTTTGATGATTATTTCTATCCTTATGCCACCTATAACAGAGGTGCTGATTTTCCCGATAATGCTACCTGGAACGCTTATGTAAGCAGTGGCGGTACCTTATCCAGAGCAGATTGGAGAAGAGATAATGTGAATAAATTTGTAGAACGTATTTACAAAGAAATTCATGCAGAAAAAAATAATGTAAGATTCGGGATCAGCCCGTTCGGAATATGGAAACCTGGATATCCTGCTGGAGTTGTAGGATCTTCACAGTATGACGAGCTGTATGCAGATGCTAAATTATGGTTAAATAAAGGCTGGGTAGATTATTTTTCACCACAACTTTACTGGCCCATCGATTCCAAAGGACAGAGTTTTGAAGCCCTGTTAAGCTGGTGGCAGTCTGAAAATACTATGAACCGTCACTTATGGCCGGGATTAAATACTGTTGAGATCAAAGTATCAGACCGTCCTACGGAAATCAAAAATCAGATTGCAATTTCCCGAAATATTCTGAAAAATGATGCCGGAGAAATTCACTGGAGTATTGCTGGGCTTACGAAAAATCCAAATATGCTGCCTGCTTTGAAAAGCGGACCGTACAGTGAAAAAGCATTAGTACCAAAATCGCCATGGATAAAAGCGGTTCCATTGCAAACTCCTACATTGTTTATTGCAGACAACGGAAGCTTCGCACAGACAAGCTGGAGTACGAAAAATGCTGCTGATGTTTTCCAGTGGGTTCTTTTTACACAATACAATGGAGTATGGCAAACGGAAATTTTGACGTTAGATACCCTTTCAAAAGACATTCCTAAATTTAAAGACGGTAAAAAGCTGAGTGCAGTTGCTATAAAAGCCATTGACAGATTAGGAAATGAAAGTGACTATATCGCCAGAAAAATTAAATAG
- the typA gene encoding translational GTPase TypA yields MQNIRNIAIIAHVDHGKTTLVDKIIHATNIFRENQESGELIMDNNDLERERGITILSKNISVTYKDTKINVIDTPGHADFGGEVERVLKMADGVILLVDAFEGPMPQTRFVLQKALELGLRPLVVINKVDKPNCRPDEVHDKVFDLFFNLEATEEQLDFPTFYGSSKQGWFNTSLEQTEDIMPLLDGILQYVPEPKVTEGSLQMQITSLDFSSFLGRIAIGKVTRGELKESQWIGLAQADGKIVKGKVKELYVFEGLGKKKVTEVQAGDICAVVGFDAFQIGDSFVDLENPEPLERTAIDEPTLNMTFSINNSPFFGKDGKYVTSNHLKERLYKELEKNLALRVQQTDDANTFLVFGRGILHLSVLIETMRREGYEMTIGQPQVILREIDGEKCEPYESLVVDVPEEYASRVIDLATQRKGDLHIMETKGEMQHMEFEIPSRGLIGLRSQMLTATAGEAIMAHRFTEYKPFKGAIPGRSNGVLISKTQGPATEYSIAKLQDRGKFYVDPGEEIYAGMVIGEQNKPGDLVVNIVEAKQLNNMRASGKDKDTGVAPKILFSLEECMEYIQADEAIEVTPNFIRMRKKLLSEEERKRVERSAKA; encoded by the coding sequence ATGCAAAACATTAGAAATATTGCGATTATCGCACACGTTGACCACGGGAAGACGACTTTGGTTGACAAGATCATTCACGCTACCAACATTTTCAGAGAAAATCAGGAGAGTGGGGAGTTAATTATGGATAACAACGATCTTGAAAGAGAAAGAGGGATCACAATCTTATCCAAGAATATTTCTGTTACTTATAAAGACACAAAAATTAACGTAATTGATACTCCTGGTCACGCCGATTTTGGTGGAGAAGTAGAAAGAGTATTGAAAATGGCTGATGGAGTTATTTTGTTGGTAGATGCGTTCGAAGGACCAATGCCACAAACAAGATTCGTACTACAGAAAGCATTGGAACTAGGATTGAGACCATTAGTGGTAATCAATAAAGTAGATAAACCAAACTGCCGTCCTGACGAAGTTCACGATAAGGTATTTGACTTATTCTTCAATCTTGAAGCTACAGAAGAGCAATTGGATTTCCCTACATTCTATGGATCTTCAAAACAAGGTTGGTTCAACACTTCTTTAGAGCAAACTGAAGATATTATGCCATTATTAGATGGTATTTTACAATATGTTCCTGAACCGAAAGTAACGGAAGGAAGCCTTCAGATGCAGATTACTTCATTAGATTTCTCTTCTTTCTTAGGAAGAATTGCAATTGGAAAAGTAACAAGAGGTGAACTTAAAGAATCTCAATGGATCGGTCTTGCTCAGGCAGATGGAAAAATTGTAAAAGGAAAAGTAAAAGAACTATACGTTTTCGAAGGATTAGGGAAGAAAAAAGTAACTGAAGTACAAGCAGGAGATATCTGTGCTGTAGTAGGTTTTGATGCTTTCCAGATTGGAGACTCTTTCGTAGATCTTGAAAATCCTGAACCATTGGAAAGAACTGCAATTGATGAGCCTACGTTGAACATGACGTTCTCTATCAACAATTCACCTTTCTTCGGTAAAGACGGTAAATATGTTACTTCAAATCACCTTAAAGAAAGATTATACAAAGAATTAGAGAAAAACTTAGCATTAAGAGTTCAGCAGACGGATGATGCAAACACTTTCTTGGTTTTTGGTAGAGGTATTCTTCACTTGTCAGTTTTAATTGAAACAATGAGAAGAGAAGGTTACGAAATGACAATTGGTCAGCCACAGGTTATCTTGAGAGAAATCGACGGAGAAAAATGTGAGCCTTATGAATCTTTGGTTGTTGACGTTCCTGAAGAATATGCTTCAAGAGTTATCGACTTGGCGACCCAGAGAAAAGGAGACCTTCACATTATGGAAACTAAAGGTGAAATGCAGCACATGGAATTCGAAATTCCTTCAAGAGGTTTGATTGGATTGCGTTCTCAAATGTTGACAGCTACTGCAGGTGAAGCTATTATGGCACACCGTTTCACAGAATATAAGCCTTTCAAAGGAGCTATTCCTGGAAGAAGTAATGGTGTATTGATCAGCAAAACTCAAGGTCCAGCTACAGAATATTCTATCGCTAAATTACAGGATAGAGGTAAGTTCTATGTTGATCCAGGTGAGGAGATCTATGCAGGTATGGTTATCGGTGAGCAAAATAAGCCAGGTGACTTGGTAGTAAACATCGTTGAAGCAAAACAGTTGAATAACATGAGAGCTTCTGGAAAAGATAAAGATACAGGTGTTGCACCAAAAATATTATTCTCTCTTGAAGAATGTATGGAATACATCCAGGCTGATGAAGCAATTGAGGTAACTCCAAACTTTATCAGAATGAGAAAGAAATTACTTTCTGAAGAAGAAAGAAAAAGAGTAGAAAGATCTGCAAAAGCATAA
- a CDS encoding DUF1294 domain-containing protein has product MIPFLFIANLITFGVFGFDKWQAKKQQWRISENMLLGISLIGVVGAASGMIIFNHKVSKKSFLVKFFIVVLIDLVLFYRLIRY; this is encoded by the coding sequence ATGATTCCTTTTCTATTCATAGCTAATCTTATTACATTTGGTGTCTTCGGTTTTGATAAATGGCAAGCCAAAAAACAGCAATGGAGAATTTCAGAAAATATGCTTTTAGGAATATCTCTTATAGGTGTTGTAGGAGCAGCCTCTGGAATGATTATTTTCAATCATAAAGTTTCCAAAAAATCATTTCTTGTGAAATTTTTTATTGTGGTTTTAATTGACCTGGTACTTTTTTACAGATTGATAAGATATTGA
- a CDS encoding YceI family protein, with amino-acid sequence MKKISVIALVGVGLLLASCNKGKTADTAATAQEQTVAESKGETLAVDTVGSVVNWKAFHKGGMAPRWGTLTVKSGDISVDGGQVSAGNFVIDMNSIKVDPASVTEKDKKPADLETHLKTPDFFDTAKNPTSDFKITSVVDLKEAPKDAVAGANKTVSGNLTLSGKTLNVTFPAKVDVAENSAAIQAKFTVNRADWGLKFGTSEADPAEWMISKDIEIAIDVKAKK; translated from the coding sequence ATGAAAAAAATTAGCGTAATTGCATTAGTAGGAGTAGGATTGCTTTTGGCATCATGTAATAAAGGAAAAACTGCAGATACTGCTGCTACAGCTCAGGAACAAACCGTAGCAGAGAGCAAAGGTGAAACACTTGCAGTAGATACAGTAGGTTCAGTAGTAAACTGGAAAGCTTTCCATAAAGGAGGTATGGCACCTCGTTGGGGAACACTTACTGTAAAATCTGGAGATATCAGTGTTGACGGAGGTCAGGTTTCTGCAGGAAACTTCGTAATCGATATGAACTCTATTAAGGTAGATCCGGCTTCAGTAACAGAAAAAGATAAAAAACCTGCAGACCTTGAAACTCACTTGAAAACTCCTGATTTCTTTGATACAGCGAAAAACCCTACCTCAGATTTCAAAATTACAAGTGTTGTAGATTTGAAAGAAGCACCGAAAGATGCAGTAGCAGGAGCTAATAAGACAGTAAGCGGAAACCTTACATTATCAGGAAAGACATTGAATGTTACTTTCCCTGCTAAAGTAGATGTAGCAGAAAATTCAGCGGCTATTCAGGCTAAATTTACTGTAAACAGAGCTGATTGGGGACTTAAGTTTGGTACTTCAGAAGCAGATCCGGCAGAATGGATGATCAGCAAAGATATCGAAATTGCTATCGATGTAAAAGCTAAAAAATAA